From the Caballeronia sp. NK8 genome, one window contains:
- a CDS encoding hydratase, with product MTGSTLAAKLADARRRHQLIDVLEPADLPADTPTAYAIQHEMLRESDGRIGAWKIGARAPDALATGAPIDAALVHVSPARLPFESFFRVLVELEIAFRFAYALPARHDPYTRDEVFDAIGGVAVALEVVDSRFAQWPNLDPLAQLADSQNNGALVVSGMEPYDVIAPGFDFLTPRLEFTLDGMSIAPAALGNPAGDPRELLPWLVNHCSRMGLTVEPFWTITTGSYTGAVRVDGPAMLHGAIDRIGELELVLA from the coding sequence ATGACCGGATCGACACTCGCCGCGAAACTCGCGGACGCCCGCCGCCGGCATCAACTGATCGACGTGCTGGAGCCCGCCGACCTCCCGGCCGACACGCCTACCGCCTACGCGATCCAGCACGAGATGCTGAGAGAGTCGGACGGGCGCATCGGCGCGTGGAAGATCGGCGCCCGCGCGCCCGACGCGCTCGCCACGGGCGCGCCGATCGACGCCGCGCTGGTCCATGTTTCACCGGCGCGGCTGCCCTTCGAATCGTTCTTTCGCGTGCTGGTGGAACTCGAGATCGCGTTTCGCTTCGCGTATGCGCTGCCCGCGCGACACGACCCTTACACGCGCGACGAAGTGTTCGATGCGATCGGCGGCGTCGCGGTCGCGCTCGAAGTGGTCGACAGCCGTTTCGCGCAGTGGCCCAATCTCGACCCGCTCGCCCAGCTCGCGGATTCGCAGAACAACGGCGCGCTCGTCGTGTCGGGCATGGAGCCTTATGACGTGATCGCGCCGGGCTTCGACTTCCTCACGCCGCGCCTGGAATTCACACTCGATGGCATGTCGATCGCGCCTGCCGCGCTCGGCAATCCGGCGGGCGACCCGCGCGAATTGCTGCCGTGGCTCGTCAACCATTGTTCCCGCATGGGTTTGACCGTCGAACCCTTCTGGACGATCACCACAGGCTCCTACACCGGCGCGGTTCGCGTCGACGGACCAGCAATGCTGCATGGCGCGATCGATCGCATCGGCGAACTGGAACTGGTGCTCGCATGA
- a CDS encoding LacI family DNA-binding transcriptional regulator codes for MATIKDVAAIAGVSFTTVSHVVNNSRPVSADVRAKVERAIRELDYVPSAVARSLKARSTATIGLLVPNATNPYFAELARGVEDGCAKNGYCVFFCNSDDDPAKQRSYLRVLQEKRIDGLVIASAGEDAVLAQCLAGAREPLVIVDRNIEGLQSDLVQIDHEKGAYLATRHLLQLGHSQIGCITGPVATAVSAMRLHGFIRAMAERGIEIAPNAIVQSDFSATGGYAAASQLLDNMKPTAIFACNDMMGIGALRAAAERHINVPTDCSIIGFDDVELSRYTYPALSTVGQSVRALGEMAAQTLIDRITGKLTGTTRRRVVPPRLVRRESTAVVPEARRAANG; via the coding sequence ATGGCGACGATCAAAGACGTGGCAGCCATTGCCGGGGTGTCGTTTACGACGGTATCCCACGTAGTGAACAATTCGCGGCCGGTGTCGGCCGACGTGCGGGCTAAAGTCGAGCGGGCGATCCGTGAGCTCGACTACGTGCCGTCGGCGGTCGCGCGCTCGCTGAAGGCGCGTTCGACGGCGACCATCGGGCTTTTGGTGCCGAACGCGACGAATCCGTATTTCGCCGAGCTTGCGCGCGGCGTCGAGGATGGCTGCGCGAAGAACGGCTATTGCGTGTTCTTCTGCAACTCCGACGACGATCCCGCGAAGCAGCGCAGCTATCTGCGCGTGCTGCAGGAAAAGCGCATCGACGGGCTGGTGATCGCGTCGGCGGGCGAGGACGCGGTGCTCGCGCAATGTCTCGCGGGGGCACGCGAGCCGCTCGTGATCGTCGATCGCAATATCGAGGGGCTGCAATCGGACCTCGTGCAGATCGATCACGAAAAGGGCGCGTATCTCGCCACGCGGCACTTGCTGCAACTCGGGCACTCGCAGATCGGCTGCATCACCGGACCGGTCGCGACCGCCGTTTCCGCGATGCGCCTGCACGGCTTCATCCGCGCGATGGCGGAACGCGGCATCGAGATCGCGCCGAACGCGATCGTGCAGAGCGACTTCTCCGCGACAGGCGGTTACGCCGCGGCCTCGCAATTGCTGGACAACATGAAGCCGACCGCGATCTTCGCGTGCAACGACATGATGGGCATCGGCGCGCTGCGTGCGGCGGCCGAGCGCCACATCAACGTGCCGACGGATTGCTCGATCATCGGCTTCGACGATGTCGAGCTGTCGCGCTACACCTATCCGGCCTTGTCGACGGTCGGACAGTCGGTGCGCGCGCTCGGCGAAATGGCCGCGCAGACGCTGATCGACCGGATCACCGGCAAGCTGACCGGAACGACGCGCCGGCGCGTGGTGCCGCCGCGCCTCGTGCGCCGCGAATCGACCGCGGTGGTGCCGGAAGCGCGGCGCGCCGCGAATGGATAA
- a CDS encoding PrkA family serine protein kinase — translation MDIYSSFATRFEKTREEEFSLEEYLALCKEDPATYATAGERMLTAIGEPEMVDTRLDPRLSRVFANKNIKVYPAFREFYGMEDVIENVVSYFRHASQGLEEKKQILYLLGPVGGGKSSIAERLKQLMERVPFYSLKGSPVNESPLGLFDYDEDGPVLEEQYGIPRRYLKSILSPWAVKRLHEYNGDIRKFRVVRRYPSILRQIGIAKTEPGDENNQDISSLVGKVDIRKLETYSQDDADAYSYSGGLCLANQGLLEFVEMFKAPIKVLHPLLTATQEGNFKGTEGFGAIPFDGVILAHSNESEWKAFRNNKNNEALLDRIFVVKVPYCLRYGEEIKIYEKLLRNSSLAEAVCAPGTLKMMAQMAVLTRLHEPENSSLFSKMQVYDGENLKDTDPKAKSYQEYRDYAGVDEGMTGVSTRFAFKILSRVFNFDSSEVAANPVHLMYVLEQQIEREQFPPETEQKYLSFIKDVLASRYAEFIGKEIQTAYLESYSEYGQNIFDRYVTYADFWIQDQEFRDHDTGESFDRAALNAELEKIEKPAGISNPKDFRNEIVNFVLRARAANGGKNPAWISYEKLRVVIEKKMFSNTEELLPVISFNAKGSAEEQRKHEDFVNRMVAKGYTPKQVRLLCDWYLRVRKSS, via the coding sequence ATGGATATCTACAGCAGTTTCGCGACCCGCTTCGAAAAAACCCGCGAGGAGGAATTCTCGCTCGAAGAGTATCTCGCGCTCTGCAAAGAAGATCCGGCCACATACGCAACAGCGGGCGAACGCATGTTGACGGCCATCGGGGAACCGGAGATGGTCGACACTCGCCTCGACCCGCGTTTATCGCGTGTGTTTGCAAACAAGAACATCAAGGTGTACCCCGCGTTCCGCGAGTTCTACGGCATGGAGGACGTGATCGAGAACGTGGTGTCGTACTTCCGGCACGCGTCGCAGGGTCTCGAAGAAAAGAAGCAGATTCTTTATCTGCTGGGTCCGGTGGGCGGCGGCAAGTCGTCGATCGCCGAACGGCTGAAGCAGCTCATGGAGCGCGTGCCGTTCTATTCGCTCAAGGGCTCGCCCGTCAACGAATCGCCGCTCGGTCTCTTCGATTACGACGAGGACGGTCCGGTGCTCGAAGAGCAGTACGGCATTCCGCGCCGCTATCTCAAGAGCATCCTCTCACCGTGGGCCGTGAAGCGCCTGCACGAGTACAACGGCGACATCCGCAAGTTCCGCGTGGTGCGCCGCTATCCGTCGATCCTTCGCCAGATCGGCATCGCGAAGACGGAACCGGGTGACGAGAACAATCAGGACATCTCGTCGCTCGTCGGCAAGGTGGACATCCGCAAGCTCGAAACCTATTCGCAGGACGACGCGGACGCATACAGCTATTCCGGCGGCCTGTGCCTCGCCAACCAGGGCCTGCTCGAATTCGTCGAAATGTTCAAGGCGCCGATCAAGGTGCTGCACCCGCTGCTCACCGCGACCCAGGAAGGCAACTTCAAGGGCACGGAAGGCTTCGGCGCGATTCCGTTCGACGGCGTCATCCTCGCGCACTCGAACGAGTCGGAGTGGAAGGCGTTCCGCAACAACAAGAACAACGAAGCACTGCTCGACCGTATCTTCGTGGTGAAGGTGCCGTACTGCCTGCGCTACGGCGAAGAGATCAAGATCTACGAGAAGCTGCTGCGCAATTCGTCCCTCGCCGAGGCGGTTTGCGCACCGGGCACGCTCAAGATGATGGCGCAGATGGCCGTGCTCACGCGACTGCACGAACCGGAGAACTCGAGCCTGTTTTCGAAGATGCAGGTCTACGATGGCGAGAACCTGAAGGACACGGACCCGAAGGCGAAGTCGTATCAGGAGTATCGCGATTACGCGGGTGTCGACGAAGGCATGACGGGCGTCTCCACGCGCTTCGCGTTCAAGATCCTGTCGCGCGTCTTCAACTTCGATTCGAGCGAGGTCGCCGCGAACCCGGTGCACTTGATGTACGTGCTCGAACAGCAGATCGAGCGCGAGCAGTTCCCGCCGGAAACGGAGCAGAAGTATCTGTCGTTCATCAAGGACGTGCTGGCTTCGCGCTATGCCGAGTTCATCGGCAAGGAGATTCAGACCGCTTATCTGGAGTCGTATTCGGAGTATGGACAAAACATCTTCGACCGCTATGTGACGTACGCCGACTTCTGGATTCAGGACCAGGAGTTCCGCGATCACGACACCGGCGAGAGCTTCGACCGCGCGGCATTGAACGCCGAACTGGAGAAGATCGAGAAGCCCGCGGGCATCAGCAACCCGAAGGATTTCCGCAACGAGATCGTGAACTTCGTGTTGCGCGCGCGTGCGGCCAACGGCGGCAAGAACCCCGCGTGGATCAGTTACGAGAAGCTGCGCGTGGTGATCGAGAAGAAGATGTTCTCCAATACCGAAGAACTTCTGCCGGTGATTTCGTTCAACGCAAAGGGATCGGCCGAAGAGCAACGCAAGCACGAGGACTTCGTCAATCGCATGGTCGCGAAGGGCTACACGCCGAAGCAGGTGCGCCTGCTGTGCGACTGGTATCTGCGCGTGCGCAAGTCGTCGTGA
- a CDS encoding sugar ABC transporter substrate-binding protein, protein MNRTIRRRVVKAAVALAACAALPLASSSVFAQTPAKPKVALVMKSLANEFFLTMENGAKDYQAHNASQFDLITNGIKDETDTAAQIRIVEQMIVSKVDALIIAPADSKALVPVIKKAADAGIIVVNIDNRLDPDVLKSKDLNVPFVGPDNKKGARKVGDYLAPKLKKGDEVAIIEGVTTTTNSQARSAGFKEAMDAAGMKVVALQSGEWEIDKGNAVASQILNANPNVKALLCDNDNMAIGAVSAIRAAGKAGKVQVVGFDNIGAIKPMLKDGRVLATADQYAAKQAVFGIDVALKAIAGHKKQSELSQVVETPVDLITK, encoded by the coding sequence ATGAACCGAACCATTCGCCGGCGCGTCGTCAAGGCCGCCGTCGCGCTCGCCGCGTGCGCGGCACTGCCGCTCGCCTCGTCATCCGTTTTCGCGCAAACGCCGGCCAAGCCGAAGGTCGCGCTCGTCATGAAGTCGCTCGCCAACGAGTTCTTCCTGACGATGGAAAACGGCGCGAAGGACTATCAGGCGCACAACGCCAGCCAGTTCGACCTGATCACCAACGGCATCAAGGACGAAACCGACACGGCCGCGCAGATCCGCATCGTCGAGCAGATGATCGTCTCGAAGGTCGACGCGCTCATCATTGCGCCGGCCGATTCGAAGGCGCTCGTGCCGGTGATCAAGAAGGCTGCGGACGCGGGCATCATCGTGGTGAACATCGACAACCGGCTCGATCCGGACGTGCTCAAGTCCAAGGATCTGAACGTGCCGTTCGTCGGCCCGGACAACAAGAAGGGCGCGCGCAAGGTCGGCGACTATCTCGCGCCCAAACTCAAGAAGGGCGATGAAGTCGCGATCATCGAAGGCGTGACCACCACCACGAACTCGCAGGCGCGCAGCGCGGGCTTCAAGGAAGCTATGGACGCGGCCGGCATGAAGGTCGTAGCGCTGCAATCGGGCGAATGGGAGATCGACAAGGGCAACGCGGTCGCCTCGCAGATCCTGAACGCCAACCCGAACGTGAAGGCGCTCCTGTGCGACAACGACAACATGGCGATCGGCGCGGTGTCGGCGATTCGCGCGGCGGGCAAGGCGGGCAAGGTGCAGGTCGTCGGCTTCGACAACATCGGCGCGATCAAGCCGATGCTCAAGGACGGCCGCGTGCTCGCGACGGCCGACCAGTACGCGGCGAAGCAGGCGGTGTTCGGCATCGACGTGGCGCTGAAGGCGATCGCCGGCCACAAGAAGCAGTCGGAGCTGTCGCAGGTCGTGGAAACGCCTGTCGATCTCATCACCAAGTGA
- a CDS encoding methyl-accepting chemotaxis protein: MKKALTIKARLGISMAFLGALLIAIGALGLTGMSHSNGAFLNTYAVQMPAAIAVGNAEMYAARERLVFDRAALLAGTPEVAATVERARMMRERADGFWKEYTSLPQSPEERRLAETAQDRRLALQGVVDKGIAAVLANDHDGIIANAKSMQSTYNELANANDALRKFLTEASKKSYEETQSRFLWFRALSLAAVALGMAAAAFAWVSLRRAIARPLEAALGHFEAIAAGDLRREVVVTSRDEMGQLLEGLARMRTSLLTTVRTVRSGSESIASATQQIAAGNTDLSSRTEEQASALQETASSMEELTGTVRQNADNARQASALAANASEIAGKGSAVVTQVVDTMREINGSSSKIADIITIIEGIAFQTNILALNAAVEAARAGEEGRGFAVVAGEVRSLAQRSSAAAKEIKELIDTSVARVRTGTTLVDEAGRTMSEIIGAVQRVTDIMGEIAAASEEQSSGIDQVSRAVTQMDEVTQQNAALVEEAAAAAQSLEDQAARLRQAVAVFQVADGVTPAVTKPAPAANIASPATVAALVARKPVAAAPAKRAAPVSAGAPRTAATADAGGDWETF; this comes from the coding sequence ATGAAAAAGGCTTTGACGATCAAGGCGCGCCTCGGCATCTCGATGGCGTTTCTGGGTGCGCTGCTCATCGCGATCGGCGCGCTGGGGCTCACCGGCATGAGCCATTCGAACGGCGCGTTCCTCAACACCTACGCCGTGCAGATGCCCGCCGCGATCGCGGTCGGCAACGCGGAAATGTACGCGGCGCGCGAGCGGCTCGTGTTCGATCGCGCGGCGCTGCTCGCCGGCACGCCCGAAGTGGCCGCGACCGTCGAGCGCGCGCGCATGATGCGCGAGCGCGCCGACGGCTTCTGGAAGGAATACACGTCGCTGCCGCAGTCGCCGGAGGAAAGGCGTCTCGCCGAGACGGCGCAGGACCGGCGTCTCGCGCTGCAAGGCGTCGTCGACAAGGGCATCGCGGCGGTGCTGGCGAACGATCACGACGGCATCATCGCGAACGCCAAGTCGATGCAGTCCACCTATAACGAACTCGCCAACGCGAACGACGCGCTGCGCAAGTTTCTGACCGAAGCGTCGAAGAAGAGCTACGAGGAGACGCAAAGCCGCTTCCTGTGGTTCCGCGCGCTGAGCCTTGCCGCCGTCGCGCTCGGCATGGCGGCGGCCGCGTTCGCGTGGGTGTCGCTGCGGCGCGCGATCGCGCGGCCGCTCGAAGCCGCGCTCGGCCACTTCGAGGCGATCGCCGCAGGCGATCTGCGCCGCGAGGTCGTCGTCACGTCGCGCGACGAAATGGGGCAGTTGCTCGAAGGCCTCGCCAGGATGCGCACGAGCCTGCTGACGACCGTGCGCACCGTGCGCTCGGGCAGCGAATCGATCGCCTCGGCGACGCAGCAAATCGCCGCAGGCAATACCGATCTGTCGTCGCGCACGGAGGAACAGGCGTCGGCGCTGCAGGAAACCGCGTCGAGCATGGAAGAGCTGACCGGCACCGTCCGCCAGAACGCCGACAACGCGCGGCAGGCGAGCGCGCTCGCGGCGAACGCGTCGGAGATCGCGGGCAAGGGCAGCGCGGTGGTCACGCAGGTCGTCGATACCATGCGGGAGATCAACGGCAGCTCGTCGAAGATCGCGGACATCATCACGATCATCGAGGGCATCGCGTTCCAGACCAATATTCTCGCGCTCAATGCGGCGGTCGAGGCGGCGCGCGCGGGCGAGGAAGGGCGCGGCTTCGCGGTGGTCGCGGGCGAGGTGCGCAGCCTGGCGCAGCGCTCGTCGGCGGCGGCGAAGGAAATCAAGGAACTGATCGACACCTCGGTGGCGCGCGTGCGGACCGGTACGACGCTCGTCGACGAAGCGGGCCGCACGATGAGCGAGATCATCGGCGCGGTGCAGCGCGTGACCGACATCATGGGCGAAATCGCGGCGGCGTCGGAGGAGCAGTCGAGCGGCATCGATCAGGTGTCGCGCGCGGTCACGCAGATGGACGAAGTGACGCAGCAGAACGCGGCGCTCGTCGAGGAGGCGGCCGCCGCCGCGCAGTCGCTCGAAGATCAGGCCGCGCGGCTGCGGCAGGCAGTGGCGGTGTTCCAGGTCGCGGACGGCGTCACGCCCGCCGTGACGAAACCCGCGCCGGCGGCGAACATTGCATCGCCTGCAACGGTGGCCGCGCTCGTCGCGCGAAAGCCCGTCGCGGCGGCGCCGGCGAAGCGCGCCGCGCCCGTTTCGGCGGGCGCGCCCCGGACGGCGGCAACCGCGGATGCAGGCGGCGACTGGGAGACCTTCTGA
- a CDS encoding sugar ABC transporter ATP-binding protein, with amino-acid sequence MNGSNDANVLTVTGIGKTYVEPVLADVSLELVPGEVLALTGENGAGKSTLSKIIGGLTDPTTGTMTLAGQPYAPKTRSDAEALGVRMVMQELNLLPTLSVAENLFLNRLPRRGALGRLGWIDRKRLAEDARHAMAQVGLDAIDPDTLVGSLGIGHQQMVEIARNLIGDCRVLILDEPTAMLTAREVDLLFEQVERLKARGVALVYISHRLEELRRIAERAAVLRDGRLVHLGPMDELTSDRLVTLMVGREIGERIDLGERRIGGVALKVEGMTRGAVVRDVSFDVRAGEIFGVSGLIGAGRTELMRLIYGADRADAGTVSIARHGEALRRVSVQSPSDAVEEGIALITEDRKGEGLLLSLPIAANVSLGNLGAVARRGVVDTRREAALAQRQIDAMRIRTSGPAQAVSELSGGNQQKVVIGRWLARDCSVLLFDEPTRGIDVGAKFDIYGLMGALAREGRALVVVSSDLRELMLICDRIGVMSAGRMTGVFERANWTQDALLAAAFSGYAKREAILHEPIAPDAKAPEDNVEH; translated from the coding sequence ATGAACGGATCGAACGATGCGAACGTGCTGACGGTGACAGGCATCGGCAAGACTTACGTCGAGCCGGTGCTGGCGGACGTGTCGCTCGAACTCGTGCCTGGCGAAGTGCTCGCGCTGACCGGCGAGAACGGCGCGGGCAAGAGCACGCTGTCGAAGATCATCGGCGGGCTCACGGACCCGACCACCGGCACGATGACGCTCGCGGGCCAGCCGTACGCGCCGAAGACCCGCTCGGACGCCGAGGCGCTCGGCGTGCGTATGGTGATGCAGGAGCTGAATCTGCTGCCAACCTTGTCGGTGGCGGAGAACCTGTTCCTGAACCGCCTGCCGCGCCGGGGCGCGCTGGGCCGACTCGGCTGGATCGACCGCAAACGGCTTGCCGAAGACGCGCGCCACGCGATGGCGCAAGTCGGGCTCGACGCGATCGACCCGGACACGCTCGTCGGCAGCCTCGGCATCGGGCATCAGCAGATGGTGGAAATCGCGCGCAATCTGATCGGAGATTGCCGCGTGCTGATTCTCGACGAGCCGACCGCGATGCTCACCGCGCGCGAAGTCGATCTGCTGTTCGAGCAGGTCGAGCGACTGAAGGCGCGCGGCGTCGCGCTCGTGTACATCTCGCACCGGCTGGAGGAATTGCGGCGCATCGCCGAGCGCGCGGCCGTGCTGCGCGACGGACGCCTCGTGCACCTCGGCCCGATGGACGAACTCACGAGCGATCGCCTCGTCACGCTGATGGTCGGGCGCGAGATCGGCGAGCGCATCGATCTGGGCGAGCGCCGTATCGGCGGCGTCGCATTGAAGGTGGAAGGCATGACGCGCGGCGCCGTGGTGCGCGATGTCTCGTTCGACGTGCGCGCCGGCGAGATTTTCGGCGTGAGCGGGCTGATCGGCGCGGGCCGCACCGAGCTCATGCGGCTCATTTACGGCGCGGATCGCGCGGACGCGGGCACGGTGTCGATCGCGCGACACGGCGAGGCGCTGCGGCGCGTGTCGGTGCAATCGCCTTCGGATGCGGTCGAAGAAGGCATCGCGCTGATCACGGAGGATCGCAAGGGCGAGGGGCTGTTGCTCAGCCTGCCCATCGCCGCGAACGTTTCACTGGGCAACCTGGGCGCGGTGGCGCGGCGCGGAGTCGTCGACACGCGCCGGGAAGCGGCGCTCGCGCAACGCCAGATCGACGCGATGCGGATCCGCACGTCGGGCCCGGCGCAGGCGGTGTCGGAGCTGTCGGGCGGCAACCAGCAGAAGGTCGTGATCGGCCGCTGGCTCGCGCGCGATTGCTCGGTGTTGCTGTTCGACGAGCCGACGCGCGGGATCGACGTCGGCGCCAAGTTCGATATTTACGGGCTGATGGGCGCGCTGGCCCGCGAAGGGCGCGCGCTCGTCGTGGTGTCGAGCGATCTGCGCGAGCTGATGCTGATCTGCGACCGGATCGGCGTGATGTCCGCCGGACGCATGACAGGCGTGTTCGAGCGCGCGAACTGGACGCAGGACGCGCTGCTCGCGGCGGCGTTCTCGGGCTACGCGAAGCGCGAGGCGATCCTGCACGAGCCTATCGCGCCCGACGCGAAAGCGCCCGAAGACAACGTGGAGCATTGA
- a CDS encoding ABC transporter permease produces MSEANLPADAPKSTKGVGTRLGISNYLGLAGALAAMIALFSVLSPHFLTYDTFSTIANQIPDLVVMSVGMTFVLIIASIDLSVGSVLALGASVVSVAALKWHWPAFPAALIGLAAAALTGAVTGLVTVAWRIPSFIVSLGVLEGARGLAYQMTNSRTAYIGDAFDFLSNPIAFGISPAFLIAVAVMIVAHLVLTRTVFGRYLVGIGTNEEAVRLAGVNPRPYKVIVFALMGALSGLAALFQISRLEAADPNAGAGVELQVIAAVVIGGTSLMGGRGSVISTFFGVLIISVLAAGLAQIGANEPTKRIITGAVIVVAVVLDTYRSRRKRV; encoded by the coding sequence ATGAGCGAAGCGAACCTGCCCGCCGACGCGCCGAAGAGCACGAAAGGCGTCGGCACGCGTCTGGGCATTTCGAATTACCTCGGTCTCGCGGGCGCGCTCGCTGCGATGATCGCGCTGTTTTCGGTGCTGAGCCCGCACTTTCTGACGTACGACACGTTCAGCACGATCGCGAACCAGATTCCGGATCTGGTCGTGATGTCGGTGGGCATGACGTTCGTGCTGATCATCGCGAGCATCGATCTGTCGGTGGGATCGGTGCTCGCGCTGGGCGCGTCGGTGGTGAGCGTGGCCGCGCTCAAGTGGCACTGGCCGGCGTTTCCCGCCGCGCTGATCGGGCTGGCGGCCGCCGCGCTGACGGGCGCGGTGACCGGCCTCGTGACGGTGGCGTGGCGGATTCCGTCGTTCATCGTGTCGCTGGGCGTGCTGGAAGGCGCGCGCGGGCTCGCGTATCAGATGACGAACTCGCGCACGGCGTACATTGGAGATGCGTTCGATTTTCTGTCGAATCCGATCGCGTTCGGCATCTCGCCCGCGTTCCTGATCGCGGTCGCGGTGATGATAGTTGCGCACTTGGTCTTGACCCGGACGGTTTTTGGCCGATATCTCGTAGGGATCGGCACGAACGAGGAAGCGGTGCGGCTCGCGGGCGTCAATCCGCGCCCGTACAAGGTGATCGTGTTCGCGTTGATGGGCGCGCTGTCGGGGCTCGCGGCGCTGTTTCAGATCTCGCGGCTGGAGGCCGCCGATCCGAACGCCGGCGCCGGCGTGGAGCTGCAGGTGATCGCGGCGGTCGTGATCGGCGGCACGAGCCTGATGGGCGGGCGCGGCTCGGTCATCAGCACGTTTTTCGGCGTGTTGATCATCTCCGTGCTGGCGGCGGGTCTCGCGCAGATCGGCGCGAACGAGCCGACCAAGCGCATCATTACCGGCGCTGTGATTGTGGTGGCGGTGGTGCTGGACACATACCGCAGTAGACGCAAACGTGTGTAA
- the rbsK gene encoding ribokinase produces the protein MGDAGRTGRVTVVGSLNMDLVARAPRLPRPGETLAGHAFAQVPGGKGGNQAVAAARLGAQVTMIGCVGNDSNGATLKASLEAEGIDCTALATSTDAPTGVALIVVDDASQNAIVIVAGSNAEVSPTRIEAHEALLAQADVVVCQLETPLETVRAALATGRRLKRVTVLNPAPAARKLPPDWFPLIDYLIPNELEAATLSGVAIDTPDDARRAAQALKAKGARNVIVTLGAQGVLALLDGAGDDGVHLPSPQVDAVDTTAAGDTFIGGFAAELARGAAAMDAIGFGQRAAAIAVTREGAQPSIPHRSEISA, from the coding sequence ATGGGCGATGCAGGCAGGACCGGCCGCGTGACCGTGGTCGGCAGTCTCAACATGGATCTCGTCGCGCGCGCGCCGCGGCTGCCGCGGCCGGGCGAGACGCTCGCCGGGCACGCGTTCGCGCAGGTGCCGGGCGGCAAGGGCGGCAATCAGGCGGTCGCGGCGGCACGGCTGGGCGCCCAGGTCACGATGATCGGCTGCGTCGGTAACGACTCGAACGGCGCGACGCTCAAGGCCAGCCTGGAAGCGGAGGGCATCGACTGCACCGCGCTCGCGACCAGCACGGACGCGCCGACGGGCGTCGCGCTCATCGTCGTCGATGACGCGAGCCAGAACGCCATCGTCATCGTCGCGGGCAGCAATGCCGAGGTGTCGCCCACGCGCATCGAGGCGCACGAAGCGCTGCTCGCGCAAGCCGACGTCGTCGTCTGCCAGCTCGAAACGCCGCTGGAAACCGTGCGCGCCGCGCTCGCCACCGGCCGGCGGCTCAAACGCGTGACGGTGCTCAATCCCGCGCCCGCCGCACGCAAACTGCCGCCGGACTGGTTTCCGCTCATCGACTATCTGATTCCGAACGAACTGGAAGCGGCGACGCTGTCGGGCGTCGCCATCGACACGCCGGACGACGCGCGCCGCGCCGCGCAGGCGCTCAAGGCGAAGGGCGCGCGCAACGTGATCGTGACGCTCGGCGCGCAAGGCGTGCTCGCGCTGCTCGACGGCGCCGGCGATGACGGCGTGCATCTGCCGTCGCCGCAAGTCGACGCCGTCGATACGACCGCCGCCGGCGACACCTTTATCGGCGGCTTCGCGGCGGAGCTCGCGCGCGGCGCGGCCGCGATGGATGCGATCGGCTTCGGCCAGCGCGCCGCCGCCATCGCGGTCACGCGCGAAGGCGCGCAGCCATCCATTCCGCACCGCAGCGAAATTTCGGCATAA
- a CDS encoding PsiF family protein, translating into MTIRATALIAVLSLTLGANAALAANSQQNKMSDCNKQAGDKKGDDRKAFMKSCLSAAPAAASAPMTQQQKMTACNSQAADKKGDDRKAFMKSCLSNKG; encoded by the coding sequence ATGACCATTCGAGCCACCGCCCTCATCGCCGTGCTGAGCCTGACGCTCGGTGCGAATGCAGCCTTGGCCGCCAACAGCCAGCAAAACAAGATGTCGGACTGCAACAAACAGGCGGGCGACAAAAAAGGCGACGACCGCAAGGCATTCATGAAGAGCTGTCTGTCGGCAGCGCCGGCCGCCGCCTCCGCGCCGATGACGCAACAGCAGAAGATGACCGCATGCAACAGCCAGGCGGCAGACAAGAAAGGCGACGACCGCAAGGCGTTCATGAAGAGCTGCCTCAGCAACAAGGGCTGA